A stretch of the Bacteroidota bacterium genome encodes the following:
- a CDS encoding secondary thiamine-phosphate synthase enzyme YjbQ yields MKSYKKELWFNIEARREMLNITPMVNECLKESGIKEGLLLCNAMHITASVFINDDEPGLHQDFEKWLESLAPEKPYEQYNHNTFEDNADGHLKRTIMGREVVVAVTDGKLDFGPWEQIFYGEFDGKRKKRVLVKIIGE; encoded by the coding sequence ATGAAATCATACAAAAAAGAACTTTGGTTTAATATTGAAGCAAGACGAGAGATGTTAAACATTACTCCAATGGTAAATGAATGTCTTAAAGAAAGTGGCATAAAAGAAGGATTGCTACTTTGTAACGCAATGCATATTACAGCAAGTGTATTTATAAATGATGATGAACCCGGACTTCATCAGGATTTTGAAAAATGGTTGGAAAGTTTGGCACCCGAAAAACCTTATGAGCAATACAATCATAATACTTTTGAAGATAATGCAGACGGTCATTTGAAAAGAACAATAATGGGAAGAGAAGTTGTAGTAGCTGTTACTGACGGAAAACTAGATTTTGGACCATGGGAACAAATTTTTTATGGCGAATTTGACGGAAAAAGAAAAAAAAGAGTGCTTGTAAAAATTATTGGGGAATAA